In Fluviispira sanaruensis, a genomic segment contains:
- a CDS encoding thymidine kinase, producing the protein MAHKISGATVEVICGCMFSGKTEELIRVLKRATIAKQRILVFKHSSDIRYSDESICSHNGVKIPSILIQNTAEIFNYNLDNIDVVGIDEAQFFTDEILADVEKILEKGIRVVIAGLDMDFRKRPFGKMPELLAMANKVTKLSAICSVCAEDAQYTQRLFPSEETVFVGAIESYEPRCRKHHSIFK; encoded by the coding sequence GTGGCTCATAAAATATCTGGGGCAACTGTCGAAGTTATTTGTGGTTGTATGTTTAGTGGAAAAACAGAAGAACTGATCCGTGTTTTAAAAAGAGCAACAATTGCTAAGCAACGAATACTCGTTTTCAAACATTCATCTGATATCAGATATTCTGATGAAAGCATTTGCAGTCACAATGGAGTTAAAATTCCATCCATTCTTATTCAAAATACAGCAGAAATATTTAATTATAATTTAGATAACATTGATGTTGTGGGAATTGATGAAGCTCAATTTTTTACTGACGAAATCTTAGCCGATGTAGAAAAAATACTTGAAAAGGGTATCAGAGTTGTTATTGCTGGCTTAGATATGGATTTTAGAAAAAGACCATTTGGAAAAATGCCTGAATTATTAGCAATGGCAAACAAGGTGACAAAGTTATCGGCAATTTGTTCTGTTTGTGCAGAAGATGCTCAGTACACCCAAAGACTGTTTCCTTCAGAAGAAACTGTTTTTGTGGGAGCCATTGAAAGCTATGAACCGCGTTGCCGTAAACATCACAGCATTTTTAAATAG